From the genome of Helicoverpa zea isolate HzStark_Cry1AcR chromosome 1, ilHelZeax1.1, whole genome shotgun sequence, one region includes:
- the LOC124637534 gene encoding uncharacterized protein LOC124637534 isoform X2 codes for MNHISSSNVKKISRMEPPPVDEAAEKTISDYLRSWGLEAYIPKFLESIDVETLQMLSEADLKDLVPIIGHRAKLTTQIKLLTNIMSNAFENTCTNTTPDSNNQIMLYTVEDLPVVQTLPDEKWK; via the exons ATGAATCATATATCATCAAGCAACGTCAAGAAGATTTCAAGAATGGAGCCGCCGCCGGTAGACGAGGCGGCAGAGAAAACGATCTCGGACTATCTGCGGTCTTGGGGATTGGAAGCTTACATTCCAAAATTTTTGG AATCCATTGATGTGGAGACTCTCCAAATGTTGTCAGAGGCTGACTTGAAAGACTTAGTGCCAATTATTGGACACCGGGCTAAGCTGACGACACAAATCAAACTTTTGACCAATATAATGTCAAATGCTTTTGAGAAcact tgtACTAATACTACTCCGGACTCAAACAACCAAATAATGCTGTATACAGTGGAAGATTTGCCAGTTGTACAGACATTACCTGATGAAAAATGGAAATGA
- the LOC124631010 gene encoding uncharacterized protein LOC124631010: MSRLQFEVELAADEDPKNNIIIIKSITTKAKSQPNMDEKLLEILEKLSEQSEKPTINKEKHNNLSKLTEKFVLKKFDNKITNAKQWLQSFESECTRFDLTGDTEKISALRLFMNDSESDWYESMLIKHSLNSQWKIWQVSFLDTFASKSWSSVIYALTYKHFNGSLLEYALKKQRLLLEYNSDIDNRTLTDLIAAGLPAYIRSKLDRQEMTNPTLLFSALRMHENQNKNVQKSFTERKSSTKPELEFKKKTPCQICYKIGKKNRFHSEDLCWFKENKNNNDSVKHCKNLMLEIDQFEDTKN; the protein is encoded by the exons ATGTCGAGATTGCAATTTGAGGTTGAGTTGGCAGCGGATGAAGATCCGAAGAATAATATCATAATCATAAAATCGAT AACAACCAAAGCCAAAAGCCAACCTAATATGGATGAAAAATTGTTAGAAATATTAGAGAAACTAAGTGAACAAAGTGAAAAACCCACTatcaataaagaaaaacataacaatttaagcaaattaactgaaaaatttGTTTTGAAGAAGTTTGATAATAAGATCACCAACGCTAAACAATGGTTGCAAAGTTTTGAGAGTGAATGTACAAGATTCGATTTAACTGGTGATACAGAAAAAATTAGTGCCTTGAGATTGTTTATGAACGACTCGGAAAGTGACTGGTATGAGTCAATGTTAATTAAGCATAGTTTGAACTCACAGTGGAAAATATGGCAAGTAAGTTTTTTGGACACATTTGCTTCTAAAAGTTGGTCCTCTGTAATATATGCATTGACTTACAAACATTTCAATGGCTCTCTACTGGAATATGCATTGAAAAAACAGAGATTGCTTTTAGAGTACAATAGTGATATTGATAACAGAACTCTCACTGACTTAATTGCCGCAGGATTGCCAGCTTATATTAGAAGCAAACTAGATAGACAAGAGATGACAAACCCTACTCTTCTGTTTAGTGCCCTACGTATGcatgaaaatcaaaataaaaatgtacaaaaaagttTTACTGAAAGAAAAAGTTCAACTAAACCAGAACtagaatttaaaaagaaaacaccaTGTCAAATATGTTACAAGATTGGAAAGAAAAACAGATTTCACTCGGAAGACTTGTGCTGGTTCAAAGAAAACAAGAACAATAATGATAGTGTAAAACACTGTAAAAATCTGATGTTGGAGATTGATCAATTCGAGGatacaaaaaactaa
- the LOC124637534 gene encoding uncharacterized protein LOC124637534 isoform X1 — protein sequence MNHISSSNVKKISRMEPPPVDEAAEKTISDYLRSWGLEAYIPKFLEESIDVETLQMLSEADLKDLVPIIGHRAKLTTQIKLLTNIMSNAFENTCTNTTPDSNNQIMLYTVEDLPVVQTLPDEKWK from the exons ATGAATCATATATCATCAAGCAACGTCAAGAAGATTTCAAGAATGGAGCCGCCGCCGGTAGACGAGGCGGCAGAGAAAACGATCTCGGACTATCTGCGGTCTTGGGGATTGGAAGCTTACATTCCAAAATTTTTGG AAGAATCCATTGATGTGGAGACTCTCCAAATGTTGTCAGAGGCTGACTTGAAAGACTTAGTGCCAATTATTGGACACCGGGCTAAGCTGACGACACAAATCAAACTTTTGACCAATATAATGTCAAATGCTTTTGAGAAcact tgtACTAATACTACTCCGGACTCAAACAACCAAATAATGCTGTATACAGTGGAAGATTTGCCAGTTGTACAGACATTACCTGATGAAAAATGGAAATGA